The proteins below are encoded in one region of Williamsoniiplasma luminosum:
- a CDS encoding ribulose-phosphate 3-epimerase: protein MKKIEIAPSLLSADFYDLKADLDLCKKHKIEWLHYDVMDFDFVPNLTFGAKILKDITDRTNFKIDIHFMVKVKSVDFESFFEEYIQTKPAMMTMHIEAMSKNQASTFINLCQKNNILASLAIKPNTEIDEILEFLPIIDNVLVMTVEPGFGGQKFMSKAALKIHDLKILAQENGYHYTIEVDGGINDQTFEIVKKYNVDLVVAGSYLFGQSDFTQRLEKLK, encoded by the coding sequence ATGAAAAAAATAGAAATAGCACCAAGTTTACTATCTGCTGATTTTTATGATTTAAAAGCAGACCTAGATCTATGTAAAAAACATAAGATTGAATGATTGCATTATGATGTAATGGATTTTGATTTTGTTCCAAATTTAACTTTTGGCGCCAAAATTTTAAAAGATATAACCGACCGCACAAATTTTAAAATTGATATCCATTTTATGGTCAAAGTTAAGAGTGTTGATTTTGAATCTTTCTTTGAAGAATATATTCAAACAAAACCTGCAATGATGACAATGCACATTGAAGCGATGTCTAAAAATCAAGCATCTACATTTATAAATTTATGTCAAAAAAATAATATTTTAGCATCTTTGGCAATCAAACCAAACACAGAAATTGATGAAATTTTAGAATTTTTACCAATCATTGATAATGTTTTGGTGATGACTGTTGAACCAGGTTTTGGTGGTCAAAAATTTATGTCAAAAGCAGCGCTTAAAATTCATGATCTAAAAATTTTAGCTCAAGAAAATGGTTATCATTACACTATTGAAGTTGATGGTGGAATTAATGATCAAACGTTTGAAATAGTCAAAAAATATAATGTTGATCTTGTTGTGGCTGGTAGTTATTTATTTGGTCAAAGTGACTTCACTCAAAGATTGGAAAAACTAAAATAA